One region of Acidovorax sp. T1 genomic DNA includes:
- a CDS encoding helix-turn-helix transcriptional regulator: MSNHTAAAAASSMAAAFSTNAVNTNGVASTPVVPKSLRYFDQLPDSANVRLPVVMALFGCSRATVWRRVKAGLWPSPLKFGGRLALWNVGQIRKLLNEGCGLQTS, encoded by the coding sequence ATGAGCAATCACACCGCAGCCGCTGCCGCATCCTCGATGGCGGCCGCTTTTTCAACCAATGCTGTAAACACCAATGGCGTGGCAAGCACGCCGGTGGTGCCGAAGTCGCTGCGCTATTTCGACCAACTGCCCGACTCGGCGAATGTCCGACTCCCTGTGGTCATGGCGCTTTTCGGCTGCTCACGCGCGACGGTGTGGCGCCGCGTGAAGGCGGGGCTGTGGCCATCGCCCCTGAAGTTCGGCGGCCGCTTGGCGCTTTGGAACGTGGGCCAGATTCGCAAGCTTCTCAACGAGGGCTGTGGACTTCAAACCTCTTGA
- a CDS encoding restriction endonuclease subunit S gives MSIDAIISSLGALAVVKSGYPFRGSIEEAADAHVLAVQMKDVDPEHGVSWSGVTRTALAGRKQPDWLKAGDVLFVSKGARFYAVCIDEPPNQAVCSPHFFHLQVAPQTPLLPAFLAWQINQPPFQRQLQQAAEGSSQLSIRRPVLESLSLSVPSLADQQRIVALTDLARSERHALHQLIHNRERQLQALAEGLAHTAQAAR, from the coding sequence ATGTCGATTGACGCAATAATTTCAAGCCTAGGGGCGCTGGCCGTTGTTAAGAGTGGCTATCCTTTCCGCGGCTCCATTGAGGAGGCTGCCGACGCGCACGTCCTGGCTGTTCAGATGAAGGACGTTGACCCCGAACATGGGGTGTCTTGGTCCGGCGTCACGCGCACCGCACTCGCTGGTAGAAAGCAGCCGGATTGGCTCAAGGCGGGCGACGTGCTGTTTGTCTCCAAAGGTGCACGCTTCTACGCGGTCTGCATCGACGAGCCACCCAACCAAGCAGTGTGTAGCCCGCACTTCTTCCATCTCCAGGTTGCCCCACAAACACCTCTGCTGCCAGCCTTCCTGGCGTGGCAGATTAATCAGCCACCATTCCAGCGCCAGCTTCAACAGGCGGCAGAGGGCAGCAGCCAACTGAGCATCCGCCGCCCGGTGCTGGAATCGCTATCGCTTTCAGTGCCATCGCTGGCGGACCAGCAGCGCATCGTTGCCCTGACCGACCTCGCGCGTAGCGAGCGCCACGCCCTCCACCAACTCATTCACAACCGCGAGCGGCAACTTCAAGCGCTCGCCGAAGGCCTCGCTCACACCGCACAGGCCGCCCGTTGA
- a CDS encoding type I restriction-modification system subunit M, with the protein MNDIAIQTVSTSSSTVSQDDINAAVWAACDTFRGTVDPSIYKDFVLTMLFLKYVSDVWQDHYDAYKKQYGDHPELIEEMLKNERFVLPASASFYALHTLRHSPGNGERIDKALHAIEEANITKLRDVFQDISFNSNKLGDEQQKNDILRHLLEDFSKPALDLRPSRVGQLDVIGNAYEFLIKNFASTSGKKAGEFYTPPEVSSLMARLMAPQEGDEICDPTCGSGSLLMKCGRLIRENTGSRKYALYGQEAIGSTWALAKMNMFLHGEDNHRIEWGDTIRNPKLLDSAASLKHFDIVVANPPFSLEKWGFEGADADKFSRFRRGVPPRTKGDYAFILHMIETMKPGTGRMAVVVPHGVLFRGAAEGRIRQKLIEENLLDVVIGLPEKLFYGTGIPAAVLVFRKNKADDKVLFIDASRDYEAGKNQNVLREVDLQRILSTAQARQGVDKYAYLATPAEIAENDFNLNIPRYVDTFEEEAEIDLMAVRKEREQLKAQLVSLEAQMAVYLKELGYE; encoded by the coding sequence ATGAACGACATCGCCATCCAGACCGTATCCACTTCAAGCTCAACGGTCAGCCAGGATGACATCAATGCCGCCGTCTGGGCCGCATGTGACACCTTTCGCGGCACCGTAGACCCGAGCATCTACAAGGACTTTGTCCTGACCATGCTGTTCCTGAAATACGTGTCGGACGTCTGGCAAGACCACTACGACGCCTACAAAAAGCAGTACGGCGACCACCCCGAACTGATCGAGGAAATGCTCAAGAACGAGCGCTTTGTGTTGCCCGCCAGCGCCAGCTTCTACGCACTGCACACTTTGCGGCACAGCCCCGGCAATGGCGAGCGCATCGACAAGGCCCTGCACGCCATCGAGGAAGCCAACATTACGAAACTGCGCGATGTGTTCCAGGACATCAGCTTCAACTCCAACAAGCTGGGCGACGAACAGCAGAAGAACGACATCCTGCGCCACCTGCTGGAAGACTTCTCCAAGCCTGCACTTGACCTGCGCCCCAGCCGCGTTGGTCAACTCGATGTGATCGGCAATGCCTACGAATTCCTCATCAAGAACTTCGCCTCCACCAGCGGCAAGAAGGCGGGCGAGTTCTACACCCCACCCGAGGTGTCCTCGCTCATGGCGCGCCTGATGGCACCGCAAGAGGGCGACGAAATTTGCGACCCCACTTGTGGCTCCGGCTCGCTGCTGATGAAGTGTGGTCGCCTGATCCGCGAGAACACAGGCTCGCGCAAGTACGCGCTCTATGGGCAAGAAGCCATTGGCAGCACCTGGGCCCTGGCCAAGATGAACATGTTTCTGCATGGTGAGGACAACCACCGCATTGAGTGGGGTGACACCATTCGCAACCCCAAGTTGCTCGACAGCGCAGCCAGCCTCAAGCACTTCGACATCGTGGTGGCCAACCCGCCTTTCAGTCTGGAAAAGTGGGGCTTCGAAGGGGCCGACGCCGACAAGTTCAGCCGTTTTCGTCGGGGCGTACCGCCGCGCACCAAGGGAGACTACGCATTCATTCTGCACATGATCGAAACCATGAAGCCCGGCACCGGCCGCATGGCCGTCGTCGTTCCGCACGGCGTGCTTTTCCGTGGCGCGGCCGAGGGGCGCATCCGCCAGAAGCTGATCGAAGAAAACCTTCTCGACGTGGTGATTGGCCTGCCTGAAAAGCTCTTCTACGGCACGGGTATCCCAGCCGCTGTGCTGGTGTTTCGCAAGAACAAGGCGGATGACAAGGTGTTGTTCATCGACGCCAGCCGCGACTATGAGGCAGGTAAGAACCAAAATGTCCTACGGGAAGTCGACCTGCAGCGCATCCTGAGCACAGCCCAGGCAAGGCAGGGCGTTGATAAATACGCCTACCTTGCCACCCCAGCTGAGATCGCCGAGAACGACTTCAACCTCAACATCCCACGCTATGTGGACACCTTCGAGGAAGAGGCTGAAATCGACCTGATGGCAGTGCGCAAGGAGCGCGAACAGCTCAAGGCTCAGTTGGTGAGCTTGGAAGCTCAGATGGCCGTGTACCTCAAGGAGCTGGGCTATGAGTGA
- a CDS encoding virulence RhuM family protein: MSESTPVPGAEFLLYETEDGRTRVECRFVDDSLWLSQALMADLFQVSVPTVNEHLKTLFADGEIQPEATIRKFRIVRQEGARQVNRQIDYYSLEAILAVGYRVRSARGTQFRRWATERLGEYLLKGFTLDDERLKNPPVGDSVVPDRFGELLERIRDIRASERRMYLRVREIFALAADYAPTLPETTAFFRTIQNKLHYAVCGQTAAEIIRTRANHTQPNMGLTTTRKGQVQKADVSVAKNYLAESEISELNRIVTMWLDFAEDQATRRKEVFLKDWAEKLDAFLSFNDRQVLVGAGKVSHKQAVAHAQGEYEQFAAQRRAALEADGEAYAVRMLGMGSTDEKTLTELGQVAKRLTKKKGGRDAA; the protein is encoded by the coding sequence ATGAGTGAATCCACGCCAGTGCCAGGAGCTGAATTCCTGCTGTACGAAACCGAAGACGGGCGCACCCGCGTGGAATGCCGGTTTGTGGATGATTCGCTGTGGCTGTCGCAAGCGCTTATGGCGGATCTGTTTCAGGTGTCTGTACCCACCGTCAACGAGCATCTGAAAACGCTGTTTGCCGATGGCGAAATACAACCCGAGGCAACTATTAGGAAATTCCGAATAGTTCGCCAGGAGGGCGCTAGGCAGGTCAACCGCCAGATCGACTACTACAGCCTGGAAGCCATTTTGGCCGTTGGCTACCGCGTGCGCTCAGCCCGTGGCACCCAGTTCCGTCGTTGGGCCACCGAGCGTCTGGGCGAGTACCTGCTCAAGGGCTTCACGCTGGACGACGAGCGCCTGAAGAACCCGCCTGTGGGTGATTCCGTGGTGCCCGACCGCTTTGGCGAACTGCTGGAGCGCATCCGCGACATCCGCGCCAGCGAGCGCCGCATGTACCTGCGTGTGCGCGAAATCTTTGCCCTGGCCGCCGACTATGCCCCCACGCTGCCGGAAACCACCGCCTTCTTCCGCACCATCCAGAACAAGCTGCACTACGCCGTGTGCGGCCAGACAGCGGCTGAAATCATCCGCACCCGCGCCAACCATACCCAGCCCAACATGGGCCTCACCACCACCCGCAAGGGTCAGGTGCAAAAGGCCGATGTCAGCGTGGCCAAGAACTACCTGGCCGAGAGTGAAATCAGCGAACTCAACCGCATCGTCACCATGTGGCTGGACTTTGCCGAAGACCAGGCCACGCGCCGCAAAGAGGTTTTCCTGAAAGACTGGGCCGAGAAGCTCGACGCCTTCCTCAGCTTCAACGACCGGCAAGTGCTGGTGGGCGCTGGCAAGGTGTCGCACAAGCAGGCAGTGGCCCATGCGCAGGGCGAGTACGAGCAGTTTGCTGCTCAACGACGCGCGGCGCTAGAGGCCGACGGTGAGGCGTATGCCGTGCGCATGCTGGGCATGGGTTCAACGGATGAAAAGACCCTTACCGAACTGGGACAGGTAGCAAAACGGCTGACGAAGAAGAAGGGAGGGCGCGATGCTGCCTAA